The Marivirga salinae DNA window GATTTTATCTGATTTAAAGGATTTAAGCACTATAGCCAAATTGCAATTAAGCGATAAAAGTGCTCGGACTATTGCGGTTCACCCAGATGGAAAAGAAGTTGCTATAGGTTTTAGTGATAATACAATTAAAATACTTTCTACCTCCGACTGGCGTTTAAGAAAAGAGATCAAGGCGCATGATAATTCAGTTTTCACACTGCAATATTCATTTGATGGAAAAGTTTTGTTGAGCTCAGGCAGGGATGCACATTTAAAAATATGGGATGTAAAAAGTGATTATCTTCTATTGGAAACCATAGTAGCGCATATGTATGCCATTAATAATATCAGTTTTAGGCCGGATGGGAAGTATTTTGCCACTTGTAGTATGGATAAAAGTATAAAGATATGGGATGCACAATCTTTTAGATTATTGAAAGTAATTGATAAAGCTCGGCATGCAGGTCATGCAACTTCCGTCAATAAATTACTCTGGACGGATTATGAGGATAGATTGGTGAGCGCAAGTGATGACCATACTTTATCAATTTGGGACATTCAAATGCATAATAAAAAATAAGGCTGTATATTTATATCTTGAAAAAGTGAAATACTTTTCTTAGCATTAAGACAATTCCCGGTCAGATGCGTTATATAATTAAACAATTTACGATAAAATGAAAATTACTCCTTTAGAAATACGACAAAAAGAATTTGAAAAAGGCTTTAGGGGCTACGATAAGGATGATGTCAAGGCTTTTCTGGCTTCCCTTTCACAAGAGTGGGAGCGGGAAATGGATATGCAAAAGGAGATAAAATTGAAACTGGAAGCAGCTGAAAAGGAAGTTGATAAGCTTCGTCAGGTAGAAAGTTCGCTTTATAAAACCTTAAAAACTGCAGAAGATACCGGTGCCAATGTAATTACGCAAGCCAATAGAACTGCTGAATTACATTTAAAGGAAACTCAAATGAAAGCAGATAAATTATTGTCTGATGCACAACAAAGAGCTAAAGACATAGTGGAAGATGCCAATCATAAAGCTCAAACCATTTTAGAAGAAATGGAAGATGAGTTGAAAGAAGTAGCGGATGGATTCAAACAATTGGAAAATCATCGTGATAATGTAGCGGAGGAGCTTAAAAATTTAAGTACCGGCTTAAATGATAAAGTGAAGAAGATTGAAGATCGCATGCAGCATGTGGACATTGAAACTCACCTAAAAAGAGCTAGAAAAGCAGTTAAGAAAATCCAGAATGCAGATGGCTATGAATTGGAGGAGCTTAAATCTAAGCCCATAGAGCATGAGGCTGCAAAACCACCTAAAGCAGAAAGCACTCCTAAGCAGGAAGAGCCAGCTAAAGAAAAAAAGAATAAAAAAGAGGATGGGGGAGAAGACACATCTTTCTTTGATGAGATAACTGCGGATTAAAAATTTTCAATAAGCATTTTATGAAGGGAAAAGTAGCATTGTCCGGAATGGCATTTTATGGCTATCACGGTTATTATGTGGAGGAAAATAAACTAGGAAATCATTATACAGTTGATTTAGTGGTGGAAACCGAATTTGAACGTATGGATGATAATCTGGAAAGCACGTTAAATTATGAGAACTTGTACAAAACTACCGATGAGGTAATGAAAAAGCCCCTTAAATTATTAGAAACCCTGGCCTTTCATATTGGAAAGAAGATCCTGACCGAAAATAAATCTGCTTTAAAAGTATTGGTTCGTGTGAATAAAATGCAGCCTCCTATTGGGGCTTTGTGTGAGAAGGCTTATGTGGAATTAGAGGTGGATAGGGAAGATATTTTTTAAGAGAGCTACACTTTGCTTTCATAATTCTACAATGTTAGATTAGAACGTCATACCTGCGGGGGCAGGTATCTTGTCTTATTGAAACTTTGTTTCACTAATTTTCAGAACCATAGTCTAATCTATTTTTATGATTTTAGATATATTAGCCATCTGCAAAAAAGTTGTTCATATTTTAACCTTAGGTTAAAATTAATAGATTCCTTTCTTCAAAGGAATGACGCACGGATGAACCTCAGTAGATGGTATCTCATCAGAACTTATTTTAACTAAATCGACTTATAAACAAAAATGAAATCACTGTTATGAGTTTTGGTTTGCCCGATAGCTTAACAGAGAAAATTACCAGTATCCTCCAAAATCATTCAGAAGTGGAGGAAGCTCTCATCTATGGCTCAAGAGCTAAAGGAAACTACAGAGAAGGCTCTGATATTGATATGGTGTTAAAGGGTGAGCAACTAACTGAAGCAATTAGAAATCAAATATTCTGGGAGATAGATGAATTGAATTCTCCTTACACTTTAGATTTGTCCATTTATCATCAAATCACATCTCAAGAATTAATTCAGCATATCGATAGAGTAGGAAAAACATTATATAACCGAAAGAAACAAACTGACCGAATTTAATCCCTTAATTTTGTTACCAATTCATTAAGTGAAACATAAGCACCTACCATTATCACCATATTTTTATCTACAAATAGACCCTGTTGAGACCAGGTGCCATAAGTGAATCGAAAATAATTACTGAAATATTTATTCCATTCAAACCTTAGCCCAATGATAGGAGAAAACTCTAACTCATTTGGGTTGGAATAGGTAATCAACTGGTTGTTGTCATTAATATCATAATTCAACATATAACTTAGTTGACCACCACTTTCGATATATAGTTTGTTAATTAACTTATAGTCTAAAAACAGAGCTAAATCGAGATAATTTAATGTGAAAATAAAATCCACATTACCATATTGAGGAATAGGGATGTTTTCAAATTTCCAACCCTTTTGATTAAATAAAATTTCTCCATTTATACTGAAAGATTTGTAAGAGAGGAATTTCCTACCAAAACCTCCATGAAAACCATATTTTTCTCCTATAAACATGCCGTACAATCCCTCACTCACATAATTACCTATACTTAATCCTGATTTTATATAGATTTCATTTTCCGGTTGAATTTGGCTGTAAGCTTTAAAACTAAAGATTAGAAAGAAAAGAATAAATATGAGGCGCATTTGATTAATCTAATTTATGTTTACTTTGATTTGGCTGACTTTCAATATTTTGACAGTACTATGGAATACGGATAAAAATTGAAATTGCTTTCCTGCGCTGATTCTTTATCTTTGAATTCTAATATAGTTTTTTTTCCATCGAAAAAGACTTCACAATTAGCGTATATTAACGGGTTTTTTTCATTGTCTGATAACCAGTCTACTGAAATGTACATTGTTCTTTCGTCAAAAACATGGTATTCCAAACTTCCTTCTGTATCGAGCGGTTGTATATAAATAGAACCACCGCAAATGGACTCAGAGGTGGTTTTATGATATCCGCAATTATCAAAGTAAAAGGTACCAGCATCATAAATAGTTGAATCAGCCCCTTGACTTGAAATGTAATTGAGCTCGGCTATTTCATAATTCCCTGCTAACTGTTCAAGAAAATTATTGTAATATTTCTTTTTGCTGTTGCATGAGCAAATAATTATAAAGAGGAGAAGTGGGATTGATGTTTTTTTTAATAACATAATGCTTCTTTTGGTTCTAAATAGGTTAAAACAATTTTTATACCAAAAGAAATAAAAAACACCATAAAACCAAAAAGTAGTTAGTTATGTAGCTGTATTCTGTTCTTATTTAAAATGAAATTTGCCTTTTTGTTGAATTTACTGCTATTTCACATTCGGAAAGATTGAACAGAAAATTAGCTATGGAAACGACAAAGAAATATAATCCCGAAACTTATAAAACGCCAACAGGAACTCAACTCAATTGTAAAGGCTGGGTGCAGGAAGCTGCATTGCGTATGTTGTTGAATAATTTGGATCCGGAAGTGGCTGAAAGACCAGAAGAGTTAATTGTGTACGGTGGAAGAGGTAAAGCTGCCAGAAATTTCGAATCTCTTGATTTAATCATTAAAGCCCTGAAAGATTTAGAAGAGGACGAAACTTTAATTGTGCAATCTGGTAAACCCGTTGGAATTTTGCAAACTCATAAGGATGCACCTAAAGTACTGATATCTAATTCTCAATTAGTACCTAACTGGGCAAATTGGAAACATTTTGATGAGTTAGAGAAAAAAGGTTTGATGATGTATGGTCAAATGACGGCCGGGAGTTGGATTTACATTGGTTCTCAAGGAATTGTTCAAGGAACTTATGAAACTTTTTCAGCTATAGCCAATAAAGATTTCGATGGAAGTTTGAAAGGTACTTTAACTGTTACCGCTGGATTAGGCGGAATGGGAGGAGCTCAACCTTTGGCTGTGACCATGAACGATGGAGTTTGTTTGGTAGCAGAAGTAGAACAATGGAGAATTGATAAGAGAATCAAGACCAAATATTTGGATGAATCTATAGAAGATATGGATGCTGCCATCGACAGGGCTTTGGAAGCTAAAAAGAATCAGGAAAGAGTTTCTATTGGTGTGCCTTGCAATGCAGTTCATTTATTGGAAAGATTAAAAGAAAGAAATGTTATTCCTGATGTTTTAACCGATCAAACTTCTGCTCATGATCCTTTGATTGGGTATGTGCCCCATCAAATCAGTTTAGAAGAATCAAATGTGTTAAGAGAGCAGGACCCAGATAAATATGAGGAGCTTTCTTATGAATCGATGTACCGACACGTAGAATTGATGCTGGAACTGCAAAAATCAGGAGCTGTCACTTTTGATTATGGAAATAACTTAAGAGCCAGAGCTCAGGAAAAAGGCTTAAAAAATGCTTTTGATTTCCCAGGCTTTGTACCGGCATATATTCGTCCGCTTTTCTGCGAAGGAAAAGGGCCTTTCCGTTGGGCAGCACTTTCAGGTGATCCTGCTGATATAGCCGAAACGGATAGAGTGATAAAAGAATTATTTCCAGAAAATGAATCTTTAATGCGCTGGATGGATATGGCACAGGAAAGAATTGCTTTTCAAGGCTTGCCTTCAAGAATTTGCTGGTTAGGACAGGGTGAAAGAGAAAAGGCTGGATTGGCCTTCAATAAATTAGTGAAAGAAGGAAAAGTAAAAGCTCCAATAGTGATTGGTAGAGATCATTTGGATACCGGTTCTGTAGCCTCGCCAAATAGAGAGACGGAAGCCATGTTAGATGGTTCTGATGCAGTGGCAGACTGGCCGTTATTAAACGCTTTAGTGAACACCGCAGGAGGTGCGAGCTGGGTTTCTCTTCATCATGGTGGTGGAGTTGGTATGGGTTATTCCATTCATGCAGGTATGGTGATAGTGGCAGATGGTACAGATGATGCTGAGAAGAGACTAAAAAGAGTACTGCGCAATGACCCTGGAATGGGCGTAATTCGTCATGCTGATGCTGGCTATGATATCGCTACTGATACGGCAAGAAAACATAAATTAGATATTAAAGAAAGATTGAAATAAATATTAGAATTTACCCCGGTCTGACGCATGCCGCGTCTGACCGGTATTTTTAAAAATGTCAGTTCCCATCCTTCATTTCTCTTTGTCTCATCGGCATAGCATCTATAGTCTTAAATAATTTTTCATTGGAGATAGGAGAGTTGCTCCTCAATTTGACACCACCATCTTTTCCGATTAATAAGTTTTGATAAGTTTTATTTTCATCAATATTCAACTCTTTTATGATTTTATTGAATTGGAGGTTGTGATTTTTAGTTGAATTCCAGATTTCAACCTTTTGGTTTTTCAGTATGATAACTTTCAAGTCTCTATCCAAATAACCCTCTTTTTTATAGCTGATTTTAGCTAGCTGCTCTTCTAATAGAGAAGATTTCTGATTAGCAGAGTAAATGATCAAAAGTCTGTTTTTCCATCGGAAATCATCTAAACTTGTAATTTGGGCTTGAGTGGAACTCATAGTGAAAATCAGGTAGGTGAAAAGTAAAAGGTATCTCATGGTGTTAGTAACTGGTTGATGCGGAGGGTGTTTGAATAGTCTGAGTCTAAAGATAAGGTCGCTCCTACGGAGCTTTTGTTGTCAGTTTATTGTATAGTTACCATAAGTTCGTCCCTCTGGGACTTTTAGGTGTGGAGTTAGTGGTAAAAATCTATGCTTCTTGACCCTCTTATTTTGGTATTTATAAACTGGAAAGCTAGCGCGAGCTTCTTAGCTCGTGCTCAAGTTGTAGCACTAGCACTATTTAAGATATTGATACGAGGGACGAGCTGGGAAGCTCGCACCAGCTCATTTACATTCCATTTATAAATACTATTTCTGCAATGTAAAAACACCTTAGGTGTGATCATTTAGTAGCTTAAAAGGAAAAGTAAAAAACCTTAGCTCCGTAGGAGTGACCTTATTAATATATCTGTGAT harbors:
- a CDS encoding DivIVA domain-containing protein gives rise to the protein MKITPLEIRQKEFEKGFRGYDKDDVKAFLASLSQEWEREMDMQKEIKLKLEAAEKEVDKLRQVESSLYKTLKTAEDTGANVITQANRTAELHLKETQMKADKLLSDAQQRAKDIVEDANHKAQTILEEMEDELKEVADGFKQLENHRDNVAEELKNLSTGLNDKVKKIEDRMQHVDIETHLKRARKAVKKIQNADGYELEELKSKPIEHEAAKPPKAESTPKQEEPAKEKKNKKEDGGEDTSFFDEITAD
- a CDS encoding porin family protein, with the translated sequence MRLIFILFFLIFSFKAYSQIQPENEIYIKSGLSIGNYVSEGLYGMFIGEKYGFHGGFGRKFLSYKSFSINGEILFNQKGWKFENIPIPQYGNVDFIFTLNYLDLALFLDYKLINKLYIESGGQLSYMLNYDINDNNQLITYSNPNELEFSPIIGLRFEWNKYFSNYFRFTYGTWSQQGLFVDKNMVIMVGAYVSLNELVTKLRD
- a CDS encoding DUF4174 domain-containing protein, with amino-acid sequence MRYLLLFTYLIFTMSSTQAQITSLDDFRWKNRLLIIYSANQKSSLLEEQLAKISYKKEGYLDRDLKVIILKNQKVEIWNSTKNHNLQFNKIIKELNIDENKTYQNLLIGKDGGVKLRSNSPISNEKLFKTIDAMPMRQREMKDGN
- the folB gene encoding dihydroneopterin aldolase encodes the protein MKGKVALSGMAFYGYHGYYVEENKLGNHYTVDLVVETEFERMDDNLESTLNYENLYKTTDEVMKKPLKLLETLAFHIGKKILTENKSALKVLVRVNKMQPPIGALCEKAYVELEVDREDIF
- the hutU gene encoding urocanate hydratase, translated to METTKKYNPETYKTPTGTQLNCKGWVQEAALRMLLNNLDPEVAERPEELIVYGGRGKAARNFESLDLIIKALKDLEEDETLIVQSGKPVGILQTHKDAPKVLISNSQLVPNWANWKHFDELEKKGLMMYGQMTAGSWIYIGSQGIVQGTYETFSAIANKDFDGSLKGTLTVTAGLGGMGGAQPLAVTMNDGVCLVAEVEQWRIDKRIKTKYLDESIEDMDAAIDRALEAKKNQERVSIGVPCNAVHLLERLKERNVIPDVLTDQTSAHDPLIGYVPHQISLEESNVLREQDPDKYEELSYESMYRHVELMLELQKSGAVTFDYGNNLRARAQEKGLKNAFDFPGFVPAYIRPLFCEGKGPFRWAALSGDPADIAETDRVIKELFPENESLMRWMDMAQERIAFQGLPSRICWLGQGEREKAGLAFNKLVKEGKVKAPIVIGRDHLDTGSVASPNRETEAMLDGSDAVADWPLLNALVNTAGGASWVSLHHGGGVGMGYSIHAGMVIVADGTDDAEKRLKRVLRNDPGMGVIRHADAGYDIATDTARKHKLDIKERLK
- a CDS encoding nucleotidyltransferase domain-containing protein; translation: MSFGLPDSLTEKITSILQNHSEVEEALIYGSRAKGNYREGSDIDMVLKGEQLTEAIRNQIFWEIDELNSPYTLDLSIYHQITSQELIQHIDRVGKTLYNRKKQTDRI
- a CDS encoding WD40 repeat domain-containing protein, whose product is MPKINIEKIQSLTGHKDCLYVVEPASESHLFFSAGGDGIVALWDLKDPELGTMVAKVQNSVYALHYLKENNQLIVGHNYEGIHLVDVAEKQELKSAKITDSAIFDIKVVENIILTACADGQLILSDLKDLSTIAKLQLSDKSARTIAVHPDGKEVAIGFSDNTIKILSTSDWRLRKEIKAHDNSVFTLQYSFDGKVLLSSGRDAHLKIWDVKSDYLLLETIVAHMYAINNISFRPDGKYFATCSMDKSIKIWDAQSFRLLKVIDKARHAGHATSVNKLLWTDYEDRLVSASDDHTLSIWDIQMHNKK